A region of Streptomyces sp. TG1A-60 DNA encodes the following proteins:
- a CDS encoding sigma-70 family RNA polymerase sigma factor: MDGRQWRSTIAAAQAGDRRALDELVEGWLPLVYNIVGRALNGHADVDDVVQETMLRAVDNLDTLRDPDSFRSWLVAIAMRQIRDRARRRTADQLDDSDAHGATDFAELTVLRLQLEGQRREVAEAVRWLDDEDRQLLSLWWLEVAGELTRRELAAAVGISRQHAAVRVQRMKARLETARRIVRALDSSCAELGRVTVRWSGRPDSVWRKRIARHIRGCARCADDGPGQVVVPAERLLVGLALVPVPVGFTLSLAFGGKTAVAATAATASVGWSAKVLGALTKPAVAVTAGATIAAGGAYVVTQPPDDRPSQAAPTALSTARAPAAPVPRSASPSSAPSPSATPSPTAKTDLYGTVVDTVDEAPAPRTPPAALPRRPETGLTSSGGTRATMNHRGDHVTLTGEGYVLVRWQIAPQYRAGALVMPSWTGLKGRLFHVASGGGRRMDDPMSADGKTSGMGGPDTGYTVLPEGTQQMWQNEYFYLDGTVTLTQNERGADYNLTVAPATWDTVTEDVNHGPDQGAVRYGLVRDNGKDTAPVPQYVTRNEPEDAATVAQRSEV, from the coding sequence GTGGACGGGCGGCAGTGGCGCTCCACCATCGCGGCCGCGCAGGCAGGGGACAGGCGCGCTCTCGACGAGCTGGTCGAGGGGTGGCTGCCGCTCGTCTACAACATCGTGGGCCGGGCCCTCAACGGCCACGCCGACGTCGACGACGTCGTGCAGGAGACCATGCTGCGTGCCGTCGACAACCTCGACACGCTGCGTGATCCGGACAGCTTCCGCTCCTGGCTGGTCGCGATCGCGATGCGGCAGATACGGGACCGGGCGCGTCGGCGCACCGCCGACCAGCTTGACGACAGCGACGCCCACGGTGCCACCGACTTCGCCGAACTGACCGTGCTGCGGCTCCAGCTGGAGGGTCAGCGACGTGAGGTCGCGGAGGCGGTCCGCTGGCTCGACGACGAGGACCGGCAACTGCTGTCGCTGTGGTGGCTGGAGGTGGCGGGTGAACTTACCCGCCGCGAACTCGCCGCCGCCGTCGGCATCAGCCGGCAGCACGCCGCCGTCCGCGTGCAGCGGATGAAGGCCCGCCTCGAAACCGCGCGCCGCATCGTCCGCGCCCTCGACTCCTCCTGTGCCGAGCTGGGCCGGGTCACCGTCCGCTGGAGCGGCCGGCCCGACTCGGTGTGGCGCAAGCGCATCGCCCGGCACATCCGCGGCTGCGCCCGGTGCGCCGACGACGGCCCCGGCCAGGTCGTCGTCCCCGCCGAACGCCTCCTCGTCGGGCTCGCCCTGGTCCCCGTGCCCGTCGGCTTCACCCTGTCACTGGCGTTCGGCGGGAAGACCGCCGTGGCCGCGACCGCCGCCACCGCCTCGGTGGGCTGGTCCGCCAAGGTGCTCGGCGCCCTCACCAAGCCCGCCGTCGCGGTGACGGCGGGCGCGACGATCGCCGCCGGTGGCGCGTACGTCGTGACGCAGCCCCCGGACGACCGGCCCTCGCAGGCCGCGCCCACCGCGCTCAGTACGGCCCGCGCGCCCGCCGCCCCGGTGCCTCGGTCCGCGTCGCCCTCGTCCGCACCGTCCCCTTCCGCCACCCCTTCGCCGACGGCGAAGACGGATCTGTACGGCACCGTGGTCGACACCGTGGACGAGGCGCCGGCTCCAAGGACTCCGCCCGCCGCCCTCCCGCGCCGACCCGAGACCGGCCTCACCAGCAGCGGCGGCACGAGGGCCACGATGAACCACCGCGGCGACCACGTGACCCTCACCGGCGAGGGCTACGTCCTGGTCCGCTGGCAGATCGCGCCCCAGTACCGGGCGGGCGCCCTGGTCATGCCGTCCTGGACCGGTCTGAAGGGCAGGCTCTTCCACGTGGCCTCGGGCGGCGGCCGGCGCATGGACGACCCGATGTCCGCCGACGGCAAAACCTCCGGCATGGGTGGCCCCGACACCGGATACACAGTCCTGCCCGAAGGCACCCAGCAGATGTGGCAGAACGAGTACTTCTACCTCGACGGCACGGTCACCCTCACCCAGAACGAACGCGGCGCCGACTACAACCTCACGGTCGCCCCCGCCACCTGGGACACCGTCACCGAGGACGTCAACCACGGCCCCGACCAGGGCGCCGTCCGCTACGGCCTCGTCCGTGACAACGGCAAGGACACGGCACCGGTCCCGCAGTACGTCACCCGAAACGAGCCGGAGGACGCGGCGACGGTGGCGCAGCGGTCCGAGGTGTAG
- a CDS encoding gamma-aminobutyraldehyde dehydrogenase, with product MSTELRRLRNYIDGEFRDAVDGRTTEVVNPATGEAYATAPLSGQADVDAAMAAAEAAFPAWRDTTPAERQKALLKIADAFEERAEELIAAEVENTGKPIGLTRSEEIPPMVDQIRFFAGAARMLEGRSAGEYMEGMTSIVRREPVGVCAQVAPWNYPMMMAVWKFAPAIAAGNTVVLKPSDTTPASTVLIAEIIGAILPRGVFNVITGDRDTGRLMVEHPVPAMASITGSVRAGMSVAETASKDLKRVHLELGGKAPVVVFGDTDIAKAVEDISVAGFFNAGQDCTAATRVLVQESVHDEFVAALAKAAAETKTGQPDDEDVLYGPLNNPHQLKQVAGFIERLPAHAKVESGGHQVGEKGYFYAPTVVSGLKQDDEIIQKEVFGPVITVQSFADEGQAVEWANGVEYALASSVWTKDHGRAMRMSKALDFGCVWINTHIPLVAEMPHGGFKKSGYGKDLSGYGFDDYTRIKHVMTSLD from the coding sequence GTGAGCACCGAGCTGCGTCGTCTGCGTAACTACATCGACGGGGAATTCCGTGACGCCGTCGACGGACGGACCACCGAGGTGGTCAACCCCGCGACCGGCGAGGCCTACGCGACCGCGCCGCTGTCCGGGCAGGCCGACGTCGACGCGGCGATGGCCGCCGCCGAGGCCGCCTTCCCGGCCTGGCGGGACACGACCCCCGCCGAGCGCCAGAAGGCCCTGCTGAAGATCGCCGACGCGTTCGAGGAGCGGGCCGAGGAGCTCATCGCGGCGGAGGTGGAGAACACGGGCAAGCCGATCGGCCTGACCCGCTCCGAGGAGATCCCGCCCATGGTCGACCAGATCCGATTCTTCGCGGGCGCCGCGCGGATGCTGGAGGGCCGCTCGGCCGGCGAGTACATGGAGGGCATGACCTCCATCGTCCGCCGTGAGCCGGTCGGTGTCTGCGCACAGGTCGCGCCGTGGAACTACCCGATGATGATGGCCGTGTGGAAGTTCGCGCCGGCGATCGCCGCGGGCAACACGGTCGTACTGAAGCCGTCGGACACCACCCCGGCGTCGACCGTCCTGATCGCCGAGATCATCGGTGCGATCCTGCCGAGGGGCGTCTTCAACGTGATCACGGGCGACCGTGACACCGGGCGTCTGATGGTCGAGCACCCGGTCCCGGCGATGGCCTCCATCACCGGTTCCGTGCGCGCGGGCATGTCCGTCGCCGAGACCGCGTCCAAGGACCTCAAGCGCGTCCACCTGGAGCTGGGCGGCAAGGCGCCGGTCGTCGTCTTCGGCGACACCGACATCGCCAAGGCCGTCGAGGACATCTCGGTGGCGGGCTTCTTCAACGCCGGGCAGGACTGCACGGCCGCGACCCGCGTCCTCGTCCAGGAGTCCGTCCACGACGAGTTCGTGGCCGCGCTGGCGAAGGCCGCCGCAGAGACGAAGACCGGGCAGCCGGACGACGAGGACGTGCTGTACGGGCCGCTCAACAACCCCCACCAGCTCAAGCAGGTCGCCGGGTTCATCGAGCGGCTGCCGGCCCATGCCAAGGTCGAGTCCGGCGGTCACCAGGTCGGCGAGAAGGGGTACTTCTACGCGCCGACCGTCGTCTCCGGGCTGAAGCAGGACGACGAGATCATCCAGAAGGAGGTCTTCGGACCGGTCATCACCGTGCAGTCCTTCGCGGACGAGGGACAGGCCGTCGAGTGGGCGAACGGCGTGGAGTACGCCCTCGCCTCGTCGGTGTGGACGAAGGACCACGGGCGGGCGATGCGGATGTCGAAGGCGCTGGACTTCGGGTGCGTGTGGATCAACACGCACATTCCACTGGTCGCGGAGATGCCGCACGGGGGGTTCAAGAAGTCCGGGTACGGCAAGGACCTGTCGGGCTACGGGTTCGACGACTACACGCGGATCAAGCACGTGATGACGTCGCTGGACTGA
- a CDS encoding YceI family protein: MNLFNRAASSLRRPAPPTATQLPHESAAFAPTDPSDPALATLTGEWVIDAAHSRIGFSVRHALVTTVRGAFTEYQSRLYFDGRDPTRSRAEIVMSTASVDTGVQQRDAHLTGRDFLDAANFPRMRFVSTAVRPVDSDVYRMSGELTIKSITRPVDLELTYIGHVMDPFGYERVGFDGTTTINRSEWGLTYDQRLAEGGAMVSEKVRLQFDIAAIRYLPGG; this comes from the coding sequence ATGAACCTGTTCAACCGTGCTGCGTCCTCACTACGCCGCCCGGCACCCCCCACAGCCACCCAACTCCCCCACGAGTCAGCGGCTTTCGCTCCCACCGACCCGTCCGATCCCGCCCTGGCGACACTGACCGGAGAGTGGGTGATCGACGCGGCGCACAGCCGTATCGGCTTCTCCGTCCGCCACGCCCTGGTGACGACAGTGCGCGGGGCGTTCACGGAGTACCAGAGCCGACTGTACTTCGACGGCCGTGATCCGACGCGCTCGCGGGCCGAGATCGTCATGTCCACCGCGTCCGTCGACACCGGTGTGCAACAGCGCGACGCCCATCTGACGGGCCGCGACTTCCTGGACGCCGCGAACTTTCCACGGATGCGTTTCGTCAGTACGGCGGTGCGTCCGGTGGACAGTGACGTCTATCGCATGTCCGGCGAACTCACCATCAAGAGCATCACCCGTCCCGTCGATCTGGAACTCACCTACATAGGACACGTCATGGACCCGTTCGGATACGAGCGGGTCGGTTTCGACGGCACCACCACCATCAACCGTTCCGAATGGGGTCTCACGTACGACCAGCGCCTGGCGGAGGGCGGTGCCATGGTGAGCGAGAAGGTGCGCCTGCAGTTCGACATCGCCGCGATCCGCTATCTCCCCGGCGGCTGA
- a CDS encoding glycerophosphodiester phosphodiesterase, with protein MRTVTTVAHRGAPYHHRENTLGSLRAALELGADAVEFDVRTTRDGVPVLLHDPTLNRLWELDRPLAALSAAELRGLTADGVPTLADALLATDDSRIMVDLPGADGPRAVRQVLDVVREYEAEDRVYYSADPATVLAVREAAPTAEIALTWKTLAPPRPALLDAIRPRWLNYRFGLVTRALADRVHRDGCLLSVWTPDTRRSMRRLMDLGVDSITTNRIDALCLLRDGQGPTPTPRTAAPPSPRPPARFG; from the coding sequence ATGCGCACCGTCACCACCGTGGCTCATCGCGGCGCCCCCTACCACCACCGGGAGAACACCCTCGGCTCCCTGCGGGCCGCGCTCGAACTCGGCGCGGACGCCGTCGAGTTCGACGTACGGACGACCCGTGACGGCGTCCCCGTCCTGCTCCACGACCCGACGCTGAACCGGCTCTGGGAGCTGGACCGGCCGCTGGCCGCGCTCTCCGCCGCGGAGCTGCGCGGGCTGACGGCCGACGGGGTGCCGACGCTGGCCGACGCGCTGCTCGCCACCGACGACAGCCGGATCATGGTCGACCTGCCGGGGGCGGACGGCCCCCGGGCGGTGCGGCAGGTGCTGGACGTCGTACGGGAGTACGAGGCAGAGGACCGGGTCTACTACAGCGCCGACCCGGCGACCGTGCTCGCCGTGCGGGAGGCCGCCCCCACCGCCGAGATCGCCCTCACCTGGAAGACCCTCGCCCCACCGCGCCCCGCCCTCCTCGACGCCATCCGCCCCCGCTGGCTCAACTACCGCTTCGGCCTGGTCACCCGTGCCCTCGCGGACCGCGTCCACCGCGACGGCTGTCTTCTCTCCGTCTGGACCCCCGACACCCGCCGCTCCATGCGACGCCTGATGGACCTGGGCGTCGACTCGATCACCACGAACCGGATCGACGCGCTGTGCCTCCTGCGAGACGGCCAGGGCCCGACCCCTACACCTCGGACCGCTGCGCCACCGTCGCCGCGTCCTCCGGCTCGTTTCGGGTGA
- a CDS encoding spermidine/putrescine ABC transporter substrate-binding protein, translated as MEQYEPDRLSPARATAVRRGLTGGRAALSRRALLRAGTGGALAAGGLGALSACGIPAARNTSGGSSEDHSAKEKEVAFSNWTEYMDVDDSGKHHPSLEQFARRTGIKVKYTEDINDNVEFFGKIKPQLAAGQDTGRDLICVTDWLAARLIRFGWVQKLDASNLPHAYTNLSQQFRDPDWDPGRAYSYPWQGISTVIAYNKKALDGQEVRSVSDMLDNPGLKGRIGFLSEMRDSVGMTLLDMGKDPARFTDDDYDAAIARLQKAVDKGQIRRFTGNDYTSDLSKGDLAACIAWAGDVVQLKADTPDVDFVIPDSGYMTSTDNLLIPNRARHKTNAERLIDYYYEPKPAAELAAYINYVCPVDGVKAELARIDEDAANNPLIIPDAAMAAESRAFRSLSQKEETAYEEKFAKLTGA; from the coding sequence ATGGAGCAGTACGAGCCCGACCGCCTGTCCCCGGCCCGGGCGACCGCCGTGCGGCGCGGCCTCACGGGCGGCAGGGCCGCCCTCAGCCGCCGTGCGCTGCTGCGCGCCGGAACGGGCGGCGCGCTCGCCGCCGGCGGGCTCGGGGCGCTGAGCGCCTGCGGCATCCCCGCGGCGAGGAACACCTCGGGCGGCTCGTCCGAGGACCACTCGGCCAAGGAGAAGGAAGTCGCCTTCTCCAACTGGACCGAGTACATGGACGTCGACGACAGCGGCAAGCACCACCCCAGCCTGGAGCAGTTCGCCCGGCGCACCGGTATCAAGGTCAAGTACACCGAGGACATCAACGACAACGTCGAGTTCTTCGGCAAGATCAAGCCACAGCTCGCGGCCGGCCAGGACACCGGACGCGACCTGATATGCGTCACCGACTGGCTCGCGGCCCGGCTGATCCGCTTCGGGTGGGTCCAGAAACTGGACGCGTCGAACCTGCCCCACGCCTACACGAACCTCTCCCAGCAGTTCCGTGATCCCGACTGGGACCCCGGCCGCGCCTACTCCTACCCCTGGCAGGGCATCTCGACCGTCATCGCCTACAACAAGAAGGCGCTCGACGGCCAGGAGGTCAGGTCCGTCTCCGACATGCTCGACAACCCCGGGCTCAAGGGCCGCATCGGCTTCCTCTCCGAGATGCGCGACAGCGTCGGGATGACCCTGCTGGACATGGGCAAGGACCCCGCGAGGTTCACCGACGACGACTACGACGCCGCAATCGCCCGTCTCCAGAAGGCCGTCGACAAGGGCCAGATACGCCGCTTCACGGGCAACGACTACACCTCGGACCTCAGCAAGGGCGACCTGGCCGCCTGTATCGCCTGGGCCGGTGACGTCGTCCAGCTCAAGGCCGACACCCCGGACGTCGACTTCGTCATCCCCGACAGCGGCTACATGACCTCGACGGACAACCTGCTGATCCCGAACAGGGCCCGGCACAAGACCAACGCCGAACGGCTCATCGACTACTACTACGAGCCGAAGCCGGCCGCCGAACTCGCCGCGTACATCAACTACGTGTGTCCCGTCGACGGCGTGAAGGCGGAGCTGGCCAGGATCGACGAGGACGCGGCGAACAACCCGCTGATCATTCCCGACGCGGCCATGGCGGCCGAGTCCCGCGCCTTCCGCTCCCTCAGCCAGAAGGAAGAGACGGCGTACGAAGAAAAGTTCGCGAAGCTGACGGGGGCGTGA
- a CDS encoding VOC family protein, whose product MYQQMIFVNLPVNDLDASKKFFTELGYSINPQFSDENAASVVISETIVAMLLTKPFYASFTNKEIADSTKTSEVMLALSAESRAQVDELVDKAVAAGGTASEKVQEMDFMYGRAFDDLDGHTWEVVWMDPAAIEG is encoded by the coding sequence ATGTACCAGCAGATGATCTTCGTCAACCTGCCCGTGAACGACCTCGACGCCTCGAAGAAGTTCTTCACGGAGCTCGGGTACTCGATCAACCCCCAGTTCAGCGACGAGAACGCGGCCTCGGTCGTGATCAGCGAGACCATCGTGGCAATGCTGCTCACCAAGCCGTTCTACGCGTCCTTCACCAACAAGGAGATCGCGGACTCCACGAAGACCAGCGAGGTGATGCTGGCTCTGAGCGCCGAGAGCCGCGCGCAGGTGGACGAGCTGGTCGACAAGGCGGTCGCCGCCGGCGGCACCGCCTCGGAGAAGGTCCAGGAGATGGACTTCATGTACGGCCGCGCCTTCGACGACCTCGACGGCCACACCTGGGAGGTCGTGTGGATGGACCCGGCCGCGATCGAGGGCTGA
- a CDS encoding DUF4190 domain-containing protein translates to MADGVPLPTDRDAAPQPGDAVPARQKVPLDKPAASPGPDGGSTGSGVPADGSADAPASADSAGLSAPAGSAAPAAHDPWAAPTGTAAPSPTPAAPPSVHDQVTVTSLPGVDVSTPAPHGTGAPTPPPATTPQPWAGPSAFAPPGGPRPAMSSAPTPNPFAAPAPEASFPPPGAGATGAPVPPPPISPEGPGHIPYGYPQYSGYPGYPGGHVHPGVGYPAPAHAWPVMAPPPSNGMGIAAMVLGICAAALFCLWPLAIPLGVTAVIFGFVGRAKVRRGEATNPGHALAGIICGAVGILVGVGFLVLIIVAPGGGGHDSDPDPFYDGYSTSLSLVLPTEGSTPAALT, encoded by the coding sequence ATGGCCGACGGTGTCCCCCTGCCGACCGACCGGGACGCCGCCCCGCAGCCCGGGGACGCGGTGCCGGCGCGGCAGAAGGTCCCGCTGGACAAGCCGGCCGCGTCCCCGGGGCCGGACGGCGGGTCCACCGGTTCCGGCGTGCCCGCTGACGGTTCCGCCGATGCGCCTGCGTCCGCCGATTCCGCAGGGCTCTCCGCCCCCGCCGGCTCCGCCGCCCCGGCCGCACACGACCCGTGGGCCGCGCCGACCGGTACCGCGGCACCGAGCCCCACCCCGGCCGCCCCGCCCTCGGTGCACGACCAGGTGACGGTCACGTCCCTGCCGGGCGTCGACGTGAGCACCCCCGCGCCGCACGGCACGGGTGCGCCGACGCCTCCCCCGGCCACCACCCCGCAGCCGTGGGCCGGCCCCAGCGCGTTCGCACCCCCGGGCGGCCCACGGCCCGCCATGTCGTCCGCCCCCACCCCGAACCCGTTCGCCGCCCCCGCGCCCGAGGCCTCCTTCCCGCCGCCCGGAGCCGGCGCCACCGGCGCGCCCGTCCCGCCCCCGCCGATCAGCCCCGAGGGCCCTGGGCACATCCCGTACGGCTACCCCCAGTACTCCGGGTATCCGGGGTACCCGGGCGGGCACGTCCACCCCGGCGTCGGCTATCCCGCCCCCGCCCATGCCTGGCCCGTGATGGCGCCGCCGCCGAGCAACGGGATGGGCATCGCGGCGATGGTGCTCGGGATCTGCGCCGCCGCGCTGTTCTGCCTGTGGCCGCTGGCGATTCCGCTCGGGGTCACGGCCGTGATCTTCGGGTTCGTGGGCCGGGCCAAGGTGCGCCGGGGCGAGGCGACGAACCCGGGGCACGCGCTGGCCGGGATCATCTGCGGAGCGGTCGGCATCCTGGTCGGCGTCGGCTTCCTCGTCCTCATCATCGTGGCGCCCGGCGGTGGCGGCCACGACTCGGACCCCGACCCCTTCTACGACGGCTACTCCACCTCGCTGTCCCTGGTGCTGCCGACCGAAGGCAGCACCCCGGCGGCCCTGACCTGA
- a CDS encoding aspartate aminotransferase family protein has product MSDDTSKDLSRTAYDHLWMHFTRMSTYEKAPVPTIVRGEGTYVYDDRGKRYLDGLAGLFVVQAGHGRTELAETAFKQAQELAFFPVWSYAHPKAVELAERIASYAPGDLNKVFFTTGGGEAVETAWKLAKQYFKLQGKPTKYKVISRAVAYHGTPQGALSITGLPALKAPFEPLVPGAHKVPNTNIYRAPLFGDDPEAFGRWAADQIEQQILFEGPETVAAVFLEPVQNAGGCFPPPPGYFQRVREICDQYDVLLVSDEVICAFGRLGTMFACDKFGYVPDMITCAKGMTSGYSPIGACVVSDRIAEPFYKGDNTFLHGYTFGGHPVSAAVGLANLELFEREGLNQHVLDNEGAFRSTLEKLYDLPIVGDVRGNGYFYGIELVKDKATKESFDDEETERILYGFLSKKLFENGLYCRADDRGDPVVQLAPPLISDQSAFDEIEQILRATLTEAWTLL; this is encoded by the coding sequence GTGAGCGACGACACTTCCAAGGACCTCAGCAGGACCGCGTACGACCACCTGTGGATGCACTTCACCCGCATGTCCACGTACGAGAAGGCCCCGGTCCCCACCATCGTCCGGGGCGAGGGCACGTACGTCTACGACGACCGGGGCAAGCGGTACCTCGACGGTCTCGCGGGACTGTTCGTGGTCCAGGCGGGCCACGGCCGCACCGAGCTCGCGGAGACGGCGTTCAAGCAGGCGCAGGAGCTGGCCTTCTTCCCGGTGTGGTCCTACGCCCACCCGAAGGCCGTCGAACTGGCGGAACGTATCGCCTCCTACGCTCCGGGCGATCTGAACAAGGTCTTCTTCACCACCGGCGGCGGCGAGGCGGTCGAGACCGCCTGGAAGCTCGCCAAGCAGTACTTCAAGCTCCAGGGCAAGCCGACCAAGTACAAGGTCATCTCGCGTGCCGTGGCCTACCACGGCACCCCGCAGGGCGCCCTGTCCATCACCGGCCTGCCGGCCCTGAAGGCCCCCTTCGAACCGCTGGTGCCGGGCGCGCACAAGGTCCCGAACACCAACATCTACCGGGCCCCGCTCTTCGGCGACGACCCGGAGGCCTTCGGCCGCTGGGCCGCCGACCAGATCGAGCAACAGATCCTCTTCGAAGGCCCGGAGACGGTCGCGGCGGTCTTCCTGGAGCCGGTGCAGAACGCCGGCGGCTGCTTCCCGCCCCCGCCCGGCTACTTCCAGCGGGTCCGGGAGATCTGCGACCAGTACGACGTACTGCTGGTGTCGGACGAGGTCATCTGCGCCTTCGGCCGGCTCGGCACGATGTTCGCCTGCGACAAGTTCGGCTACGTCCCGGACATGATCACCTGCGCCAAGGGCATGACCTCGGGCTACTCCCCGATAGGCGCCTGCGTCGTCTCGGACCGCATAGCCGAGCCCTTCTACAAGGGCGACAACACCTTCCTGCACGGCTACACCTTCGGCGGCCACCCGGTCTCCGCGGCCGTCGGCCTCGCCAACCTCGAACTGTTCGAGCGCGAGGGCCTCAACCAGCACGTCCTCGACAACGAGGGCGCGTTCCGGTCGACGCTGGAGAAGCTGTACGACCTGCCGATCGTCGGCGACGTCCGAGGCAACGGCTACTTCTACGGAATCGAGCTGGTCAAGGACAAGGCGACGAAGGAGAGCTTCGACGACGAGGAGACCGAGCGGATCCTCTACGGCTTCCTGTCGAAGAAGCTGTTCGAGAACGGCCTGTACTGCCGTGCCGACGACCGGGGCGACCCGGTCGTCCAGCTCGCCCCGCCGCTGATCTCCGACCAGTCGGCCTTCGACGAGATCGAGCAGATCCTGCGCGCGACCCTGACGGAGGCGTGGACCCTGCTGTAA
- a CDS encoding NADAR family protein: MEKIDSWDTLTEAVRSGEKVRYLPFWGHRPRPDGRIGASCLSQWWPSPFTVDGVEYATAEHWMMASKARLFADPEAERQAVAASGPARAKKIGRLVHGFDDTVWERERFAIVVEGSVHKFAAHPDLRAFLLGTGNRVLVEASPLDRVWGIGLAADDERAMDPTRWRGPNLLGFALMAARERLLSGGEA; encoded by the coding sequence ATGGAGAAGATCGATTCCTGGGACACGCTGACGGAGGCGGTCCGCTCGGGGGAGAAGGTCAGGTACCTGCCTTTCTGGGGGCACCGGCCACGGCCCGACGGCCGGATCGGCGCGAGCTGTCTGAGCCAGTGGTGGCCGTCGCCGTTCACGGTGGACGGCGTGGAGTACGCGACGGCCGAGCACTGGATGATGGCGTCCAAGGCCCGGCTCTTCGCGGACCCGGAGGCGGAGCGTCAGGCCGTCGCCGCGTCGGGCCCCGCCCGGGCCAAGAAGATCGGCCGGCTCGTCCACGGCTTCGACGACACCGTGTGGGAGCGGGAGCGCTTCGCGATCGTCGTCGAGGGCAGCGTCCACAAGTTCGCCGCGCACCCGGACCTGCGGGCGTTCCTGCTGGGCACGGGGAACCGGGTGCTCGTCGAGGCCAGCCCCCTCGACCGCGTCTGGGGCATCGGTCTCGCGGCGGACGACGAACGCGCCATGGACCCCACGCGCTGGCGGGGCCCCAACCTGCTGGGCTTCGCGCTGATGGCGGCTCGGGAGCGGTTGCTGAGCGGCGGCGAAGCGTAG
- a CDS encoding Lrp/AsnC family transcriptional regulator, producing the protein MHSEVVASRNADQRDSREAGKDSKEPRSGTPQLDAVSLAIVEQLQEDGRRPYAAIGKAVGLSEAAVRQRVQKLLDQGVMQIVAVTDPLTVGFRRQAMLGVNVDGDLDPVADALTAMAEVEYIVITAGSFDLMVEIVCEDDDHLLEVINKRIRTLPGVRSTESFVYLKLKKQTYMWGTR; encoded by the coding sequence GTGCACAGTGAGGTCGTGGCCAGTCGAAACGCAGACCAGAGAGACTCCAGGGAAGCCGGGAAGGACTCCAAGGAGCCCAGGAGCGGCACACCGCAGCTGGACGCCGTCTCCCTCGCCATCGTCGAGCAGCTCCAGGAGGACGGACGCCGGCCGTACGCCGCGATCGGCAAGGCCGTCGGCCTGTCCGAGGCGGCCGTGCGCCAGCGTGTCCAGAAGCTGCTCGACCAGGGCGTGATGCAGATCGTCGCCGTCACCGACCCGCTCACCGTGGGCTTCCGTCGGCAGGCGATGCTCGGCGTCAACGTCGACGGCGACCTGGATCCCGTGGCGGACGCGCTGACGGCCATGGCGGAGGTCGAGTACATCGTGATCACCGCCGGCTCCTTCGACCTCATGGTGGAGATCGTCTGCGAGGACGACGACCACCTCCTGGAGGTCATCAACAAACGCATCCGGACCCTGCCCGGCGTGCGGTCCACCGAGAGCTTCGTCTACCTCAAGCTCAAGAAGCAGACCTACATGTGGGGAACCCGATAG
- a CDS encoding ATP-binding cassette domain-containing protein yields the protein MVAPPDNDVLWARGLTYAHDGSPALQGVSMGVREGEILAVTGPRGSGKTTLLRCLSGQLRPQQGAVWFNSIPVHTMGPLARERLRRDRFGWIDPEPVLVPELNAWENTALPLMLRGTGRRAAKAAALEWLERLDIRDAARKRPHALLQSERQRVVVARALAAAPTVLFADEPTAPLHRADHTHVLRTLTAAARSHDITVVLATHDTATASLADRAVSLLDGRCVKTVRLPSAAAGEGRAAPAGGGRAACSLSA from the coding sequence ATGGTGGCCCCGCCGGACAACGACGTGCTCTGGGCACGTGGTCTGACCTACGCGCACGACGGCTCGCCCGCCCTGCAAGGCGTGTCGATGGGCGTCCGCGAGGGCGAGATCCTCGCCGTCACCGGCCCGCGCGGCAGCGGCAAGACCACCCTCCTGCGGTGCCTGTCCGGACAACTGCGGCCCCAGCAGGGCGCGGTGTGGTTCAACAGCATTCCCGTGCACACCATGGGCCCGCTCGCCCGGGAACGGCTGCGCCGCGACCGCTTCGGCTGGATCGACCCCGAGCCGGTCCTCGTGCCCGAGCTGAACGCCTGGGAGAACACCGCGCTGCCGCTGATGCTCCGCGGCACCGGCCGCCGGGCCGCCAAGGCCGCCGCCCTGGAGTGGCTGGAGCGCCTCGACATCCGCGACGCGGCCCGCAAGCGCCCGCACGCCCTGCTCCAGTCCGAGCGCCAGCGGGTGGTCGTCGCCCGCGCCCTGGCCGCCGCCCCCACCGTGCTCTTCGCGGACGAACCGACCGCCCCGCTGCACCGGGCCGACCACACCCATGTACTGCGCACCCTCACCGCGGCGGCCCGCTCGCACGACATCACGGTCGTCCTCGCCACCCACGACACCGCGACCGCGTCCCTCGCGGACCGCGCGGTGTCCCTGCTCGACGGGCGGTGCGTGAAGACGGTCCGTCTGCCCTCCGCCGCCGCGGGGGAAGGCCGGGCAGCCCCCGCGGGAGGAGGCCGCGCCGCGTGCTCGCTCTCCGCCTAG